A DNA window from Candidatus Latescibacter sp. contains the following coding sequences:
- the acpS gene encoding holo-ACP synthase has product MIIGIGIDSIGTDRIERIIVLHGNRFINRIFTSGEQVYCSGKTMIYESYAARFSAKEAMFKALGRGWGECGFTAVEVVSDSRGKPGILLHDSAKIFAEELGVKRIFLSMTHESGVSAAVVILEG; this is encoded by the coding sequence ATGATCATCGGCATTGGAATTGATAGTATCGGAACAGACCGGATTGAACGTATAATTGTTCTGCATGGGAACCGTTTTATTAACCGTATTTTTACCTCAGGCGAGCAGGTATACTGTTCCGGCAAAACAATGATATATGAAAGTTACGCCGCACGGTTTTCCGCAAAGGAAGCGATGTTCAAAGCTTTGGGCAGAGGATGGGGAGAATGTGGATTCACTGCTGTTGAAGTGGTCTCCGACAGCCGGGGGAAACCGGGCATACTTCTCCACGACAGCGCAAAAATATTTGCCGAGGAATTGGGAGTGAAACGAATATTCCTTTCAATGACTCATGAGAGCGGGGTTTCTGCCGCAGTTGTAATTCTTGAAGGATAA
- a CDS encoding bifunctional precorrin-2 dehydrogenase/sirohydrochlorin ferrochelatase, translating to MPQILDGDDLNGQDLYPVFLKLRGKRCLVVGGGRVAYRKILDLLDCGADITAVAEDPIPECIDIAAKGELTLLVRRFRPEDIEGTSLVFAATDDDSVNAEVSALARCKGILVNVVDDPLKCDFFSGSVVKRGPLRIAVSTSGSSPLIAQKIRRELEEQYSESYGDFIETAGEMRKDILASGCTEERKRLSLHWLAGEEAYTIFKNSGKETVWEELKKILFSS from the coding sequence ATGCCTCAAATACTAGATGGAGATGATTTGAACGGTCAGGATTTATATCCGGTTTTTCTGAAACTAAGGGGAAAGCGCTGCCTGGTAGTTGGCGGAGGCAGAGTCGCATACCGTAAAATACTCGATCTCCTTGACTGCGGGGCGGACATTACCGCGGTTGCGGAGGACCCGATCCCCGAATGTATCGATATCGCCGCAAAGGGAGAACTTACCCTTCTGGTCCGCCGTTTCAGGCCGGAAGATATCGAAGGGACTTCCCTCGTTTTCGCCGCGACTGATGATGATTCGGTGAATGCTGAAGTTTCTGCTCTTGCCCGATGTAAAGGTATTCTGGTGAACGTGGTTGACGATCCGCTTAAGTGCGATTTCTTTTCGGGTTCGGTTGTTAAAAGGGGGCCCTTGAGAATTGCGGTTTCCACCAGCGGATCAAGCCCTTTGATCGCTCAAAAAATACGCCGCGAACTGGAAGAACAGTACAGCGAATCCTATGGCGATTTCATTGAAACTGCCGGCGAAATGCGGAAAGACATACTTGCCTCCGGATGCACGGAAGAAAGAAAGCGCCTTTCCCTGCACTGGCTGGCAGGCGAAGAAGCATACACTATTTTTAAAAATTCAGGAAAAGAAACTGTATGGGAAGAATTAAAGAAGATTCTTTTTTCCTCTTAG